The Methanomassiliicoccales archaeon region GCACTTGAGGCTCGTCCAATGTCCCAGTAACGGAACCCCATAAGGTAGGTATAGATACCGATGGTCTCGGTGGCAGTACCCGGCCCCCCCATAGTCAAAACATAAATAATATCGAAGCTCTGGAGTATGGCCAGGGCTCGCATAACGATGACCAAGGCAATCACCGGTTTAAGAAGAGGGAGGGTCAAGTACCAGAATATCTGCAGACCCGAGGCACCATCAACCTTTGCGCTCTCGTACGGTTCCGTAGGTAAAGAAACTAACCCCGCTAAGAGCACCCCCATCATGAACGGTGTCCACTGCCACGTGTCAATAAGAACCACCGTAAGCAATGCAGTGCTGGCAGAGGTGTGCCAGAGGGCACTGGGTAGACCCATCGCGTTAAGAAAGTAGTTGATGGGGCCAGAGCGTGTCTCAAAAAGAAGTCGGCCCATGTACCCAACCACTACCGGGGTAATCATCATAGGGATGAGAAGAAGCGGCTGTACCATCTTTTTTCCCCGAAATTTACGCGTAAGCAAGATGGCTAACCCAAAGCCAATGGGGAACTGCAAGCCAAGTTCTCCCAGCAAAAGCAGCCCTGTCACCTTTAGAGCGTTATGAAAACGTGGATCGGTAAAGAGATGAATGTAATTTTTAAACCCTACAAAGGGATGTCGCGGCATTCGCAGGTCATAAAGGCGAAAACTTAC contains the following coding sequences:
- a CDS encoding sugar ABC transporter permease gives rise to the protein MIYSLTVSFRLYDLRMPRHPFVGFKNYIHLFTDPRFHNALKVTGLLLLGELGLQFPIGFGLAILLTRKFRGKKMVQPLLLIPMMITPVVVGYMGRLLFETRSGPINYFLNAMGLPSALWHTSASTALLTVVLIDTWQWTPFMMGVLLAGLVSLPTEPYESAKVDGASGLQIFWYLTLPLLKPVIALVIVMRALAILQSFDIIYVLTMGGPGTATETIGIYTYLMGFRYWDIGRASSAAWVLAMLLSVGVTIFLKIIGRERR